Proteins encoded in a region of the Amia ocellicauda isolate fAmiCal2 chromosome 19, fAmiCal2.hap1, whole genome shotgun sequence genome:
- the LOC136714939 gene encoding uncharacterized protein LOC136714939: MLCMYVRSLIVKIYVITKPNINVFTSFVKYICRIEEKEHFCSGWQVFDEGDHSIDEIEFHGIQKPKLVGKLKCRSLDENNIVISPHLLTSCTEAGSLSEELQTTRPFFPVIRSSCPKTFSTLNSKQLRNTPSTGMVTNSFHSSSSVAPKEQSGKTCNNPAFNISQVKRFISLTHSGLSTPFMKRAAQSTISRDFKVTPHHLLSAADHTLQQFKMSSPKETSSTEQLDRNQTMCSTDEAWRKARSGMALLTDDIRALGRTSQRHISVLLGMHFNEGCQVENCFTNSVSGYQTSSYWSPNCQKGLSKHNPDLHYFQFVSSPRNRLMSKSSHPNEDLQLLQRDKIKRS; the protein is encoded by the exons ATGCTCTGTATGTATGTGCGGTCATTAATTGTCAAAATATACGTCATTACAAAGCCTAATATCAATGTTTTTACttcatttgtaaaatatatttgcagAATTGAAGAAAAAGAGCATTTCTGTAGCGGTTGGCAAGTGTTTGATGAAGGTGACCACTCCATAG atgaGATTGAATTTCATGGAATACAAAAACCTAAACTGGTAGGGAAACTGAAATGCAGAAGCCTAGATGAGAACAACATCGTCATTTCACCTCACTTACTCACCTCGTGCACCGAAGCGGGGTCTCTCAGTGAAGAGCTTCAAACAACACGACCGTTCTTCCCAGTGATCCGCAGCTCCTGTCCGAAAACATTCAGCACCCTCAACAGTAAGCAGTTAAGGAACACCCCCAGCACTGGAATGGTAACCAATTCATTTCATTCATCATCATCTGTGGCTCCTAAAGAACAGAGCGGCAAAACCTGCAATAACCCTGCTTTCAATATCTCACAAGTGAAGCGGTTCATATCTTTGACGCACAGCGGCCTATCAACCCCATTTATGAAACGCGCCGCACAATCTACTATCAGCAGAGATTTTAAAGTGACTCCTCACCATCTCCTCTCTGCTGCTGATCACACACTTCAGCAGTTCAAGATGTCGAGTCCAAAGGAAACATCATCCACTGAGCAGCTGGACAGAAACCAAACGATGTGCTCCACTGACGAGGCCTGGCGAAAGGCTCGGTCAGGAATGGCTTTGCTAACAGATGATATTAGGGCACTGGGTAGAACCTCACAAAGACACATCTCAGTGCTTCTTggaatgcattttaatgaaggTTGCCAGGTGGAGAATTGCTTTACAAATAGTGTGTCAGGCTATCAAACCTCAAGTTACTGGAGTCCAAATTGCCAGAAAGGATTATCTAAACACAACCCTGATCTGCACTACTTTCAATTTGTGTCTTCACCTCGAAATCGACTGATGAGCAAGAGTTCTCATCCAAATGAAGACCTTCAACTTCTGCAGCGAGACAAAATTAAACGAAGCTGA